ATTGCTCAGGAAACCAAACGACTGGCATTTCAAGTCGAAAAAGTATTGCAAATGGCTATTTTTGAACGAGGTGAGTATCGGTTCGATAAAAAAATATTAAATGTTAATGCTTTAGTCGAAAATATTACTTCAACTTTTAATTTACACGTTAAAAAGCGTAATGGACAGTTATTTCTTGAGCTCGATGCCATGGACGACCAAGTTTTAGCCGATGAATTGCATTTGTCGAATGCGATTGTTAACTTACTCGAGAATGCGTTAAAATATTCTAAAGATGAACCTATTATTGAAGTACGTACTTTAAATGTAGATAAATCACTGGTTATAAGTGTAAAAGATAATGGCATCGGTATTAGTAAACAAGATCAAAAGCATATATTCGAAAAGTTTTACCGTGTACATACCGGAAATATTCACAATGTAAAAGGCTTTGGACTTGGTTTAAGTTACGTAAAAATAATTGCCGAAGCTCATAATGGGTCGGTAAAAGTTATAAGCGAATTAAACAAAGGTTCTGAATTTCAAATAATATTACCAATAATTAAATAAAAACAACTATGGAACTCATTAAAGCCCATATTTTATTAGCCGAAGATGATGATAATCTTGGCATGCTTTTGCAAGAATATTTGAATGCGAAAGGTTTTAAAACAGATTTGTTCGCAAATGGCGAAGCCGCTTTAAAGGCATTTAAAAACAGTAGCTACGATTTATGTTTGCTCGATGTAATGATGCCGTTAATGGATGGTTTTACGTTGGCTAAAGAAATTAGAATTATTAACGAAAAAATACCTATCGTTTTCTTAACCGCAAAATCGTTAAAAAACGATGTAGTTGAAGGATTTAAAATAGGGGCCGACGATTATATTACCAAGCCATTTAGCATGGAAGAGCTTTTGTTTAGAGTAGAAGCTATACTCCGACGCACCAAAGGCTTGATTGTTCAAGAAAAAACGACTTTTAACATTGGTGACTACGTATTCAATTCCGACACTCAAGAATTGATATATAAAGATAAAGTAATCAACTTAACGACTAAAGAATCGGAATTGCTTTTGTTGCTTTGTCAGAATATCAATCAGGTGCTCGATAGAAATTTTGCTCTTAAGAAAATTTGGCTCGACGAAAGTTATTACAATGCGCGTAGCATGGATGTTTATATAACACGCTTACGTAAGCATTTGAGTGAAGACCCTCGAATCGAGATAATGAACGTTCACTCTAAAGGCTTCAAACTAATTATTCATGAATAGTTTTGGAAGGCTTTTTCGTTTAAATATTTTTGGTGAATCGCATGGCGAGCTAATGGGCATTACGTTGGATGGTGTGCCTCCCGGAATTCCATTAACGCCGAGCGATTTTAAAACCGATATTGAGCGAAGAAAACCAATGCAGAAAGGTACAACGACACGTGTCGAAGACGATTTGCCTGAAATGGTTTCCGGAGTTTTTAACGATTATACTACGGGAGCACCTTTAACCATTCTTTTTAGAAATAAAAATGTTAGGTCTGATGATTATAGCGAG
This genomic interval from Bacteroidales bacterium contains the following:
- a CDS encoding response regulator transcription factor is translated as MELIKAHILLAEDDDNLGMLLQEYLNAKGFKTDLFANGEAALKAFKNSSYDLCLLDVMMPLMDGFTLAKEIRIINEKIPIVFLTAKSLKNDVVEGFKIGADDYITKPFSMEELLFRVEAILRRTKGLIVQEKTTFNIGDYVFNSDTQELIYKDKVINLTTKESELLLLLCQNINQVLDRNFALKKIWLDESYYNARSMDVYITRLRKHLSEDPRIEIMNVHSKGFKLIIHE